In Puntigrus tetrazona isolate hp1 chromosome 18, ASM1883169v1, whole genome shotgun sequence, one genomic interval encodes:
- the pskh1 gene encoding serine/threonine-protein kinase H1 homolog, which produces MGCRTSKVLPEPPADVQLDLVKKVEPHQTDVYKNFIKSDGGGEKTGSPSPQGQSQAAAKVSKSPPPANGQPEPADPHRKKVAKYRAKFDPRVTAKYDIKALIGRGSFSRVVRVEHRSTRQPYAIKMIETRYREGREVCESELCVLRRVRHTNIIQLMEVFETAERVYMVMELATGGELFDRIIARGSFTERDATRVLQMVLDGVKYLHTLGITHRDLKPENLLYYHPGADSKIMITDFGLASTRKKGDECLMKTTCGTPEYIAPEILVRKPYTNAVDMWALGVISYILLSGTMPFEDDNRMRLYRQILKGKYSFSGEPWPSVSNLAKDFIDRVLTVDPTERLTAGQALKHPWIVSMAASSSMKNLQRSISQNLLKRASSRCHSTKSAQSTRSSRSTKSSKARRVREKELRELNRRYQQQCNG; this is translated from the exons ATGGGGTGCAGGACGAGCAAAGTCCTCCCAGAGCCACCCGCTGATGTCCAACTTGACCTAGTCAAAAAGGTAGAGCCGCATCAGACCGATGTCTATAAAAACTTCATCAAAAGTGATGGTGGCGGGGAAAAAACAGGCTCGCCGTCCCCTCAGGGTCAAAGCCAGGCTGCTGCGAAGGTGAGCAAGTCCCCTCCTCCGGCAAACGGCCAGCCGGAGCCTGCTGACCCACACCGGAAAAAAGTAGCCAAATACAGGGCCAAATTTGACCCTCGAGTGACCGCCAAGTACGATATCAAAGCTTTGATAGGCCGGGGCAGTTTCAGCCGGGTGGTACGAGTGGAACACCGGAGCACGCGGCAGCCGTACGCCATCAAGATGATCGAGACCCGCTACCGTGAGGGCAGAGAAGTATGCGAATCTGAACTTTGCGTGCTGCGACGGGTGCGCCACACCAACATCATCCAGCTGATGGAGGTGTTCGAGACGGCTGAGCGGGTCTACATGGTGATGGAGTTGGCCACCGGCGGGGAACTGTTCGACCGTATCATCGCCCGTGGCTCTTTCACCGAAAGGGATGCCACGCGGGTGCTGCAGATGGTTCTCGATGGGGTGAAGTACCTCCATACGTTGGGCATCACGCACAGGGACCTGAAGCCTGAAAACTTGCTTTACTACCATCCAGGTGCTGATTCCAAGATCATGATCACAGATTTTGGCTTGGCCAGCACGCGGAAGAAAGGAGACGAATGCCTGATGAAGACTACCTGTGGAACACCCGAGTACATCGCTCCGGAGATACTCGTGCGAAAGCCCTACACTAATGCAGTAGACATGTGGGCGCTGGGAGTCATCTCCTACATACTGCTCAGTGGAACCATGCCTTTCGAGGATGACAATCGTATGCGCCTGTACCGACAGATCCTCAAAGGGAAATACAGCTTCTCCGGGGAG cCATGGCCAAGTGTTTCCAACcttgctaaggacttcattgACCGTGTTCTCACGGTGGATCCCACCGAGCGTCTGACTGCGGGCCAGGCGCTTAAACACCCTTGGATCGTCAGCATGGCTGCTTCCTCCTCCATGAAGAACCTGCAGCGCTCCATTTCCCAGAACCTCCTGAAGAGAGCGTCATCACGCTGCCACAGCACCAAATCGGCACAGTCCA